A stretch of DNA from Salvelinus fontinalis isolate EN_2023a chromosome 17, ASM2944872v1, whole genome shotgun sequence:
AGATGTATAATATTTTAAATATTAAAATATTTGAAATGGAATAGAATTCTAATATTTTAAATATTATAATATTTGAAATGGAATAGAATTCTGATATTTGAAATAGATATTATAATATTTGAAATTGAATGgaattcagatttttttaaatggatattataacatttgaaatggaaTAGAATTCTGAtattcatcaagtatctctctgttGACATTGATCAATTAGTTAGTTAGTAGTCATTTGTTGAAGCATACTGTTCTGCATTACAAGTAGCAAACAAATAGTGTTTTAGGGTTAATATAAAAGTGTGAGAAACACATTGAGCTACAGGATGTGGAAAGACAACGCTTCAACAGCGAGGGTGGAGGTGATACAGTGACAGAGCGCTGACAGCCATTTATAAGCCAACTGGTTCCATGATGGATATGTCTTTTAGACCACAAACTACAACGAACAGAAACACACTTTAATGCATGAAACATCACCCAACTTATAACAGGTCTCTGAATTAAGGTGGGTTAAGTACATAGAAAAGAGGCAAAGTGTTTTGTAATTCATTCTAATTGAACTATAGTTACCATAAGCATACTGTTGCACTGTAAAAAAGGCATCTTAAGCAATTGCTTAATGAGCGTTATTCTGGGAGTTCAGTGGACTTCAAAAGGACAATCATTTCAGCTGATgtgttaatgttggtttacttgACCCCTAGAGTCTATTGATGCACCGGTGTCAATCTAAACAAAATCTGTCagttttttttgcatgggctgtgtctcaatgCATCATCCTATGGCGGCCTTCCGCATATGCGATGGTAGGgggccgagctacagcggtgtttgtgagaccatgagacatcctgacaatctgtcttctcacaaaaatgtCTGTAATGTCCGAACAGTTTGGCCTAGAAACGAGtgtgaccactctatggaaagatgagactctcacgaaaacGAGGTCTCCGTTAAAATATTATGGAAGAATGGAGGTAGTTTACCTACCCAaacaaggggttaaatatgtgtaaaaaatatatatatgaactgtatatatttcctgagctctcatatctcctagatataggacagacacttcaaaactgtATTCCTCATGATTTATTTTTGgactgtcttttttgccatttatgaacgtgttattcaatgtgtttctgtgGAATATAGTATAAAggacaaattcaatattttataaaataattgttttatataaaaaaaaatatatacctaAAGTTTCCTAAAATCCCAAAACAAATGGCTacatgatccatggtatgaccatcttaaaccaATTCCATACGTCAGCATAGAACCCCCCCTTTAAAATTCTAAGTTGAGTGAACATACAATTCAACTTGAGAATGATTCAGCTATATACCCAAATGTTGAGTAAACTCCCAATCCTATTGCAGCTTGTTGCCTTACAACTGTGCATTGAATCACAATCTTTTTTTTGTACAGTGTTCTTGATAGACTGTTTCATTTTTACATGAAGTCTGCTGTCTGTTTATGTCAGAGTCACTGAGACTCTGACTAAATGTAGTTAGTATGACTTGTATATTATAATACTTCACAGGTTTTCTGTCTGTTTTGTTTCAGAGTTCAGCACTGAGACTCTGAAACTGTTTGTTCTAAAGGGACAAAATGTTCATCTGGATGTCCAAGGATATGCTAAAATAAACAATATTGAGGATTTAAAGTGGACGTTTAACAAATCTCACACTTTAGTAAAATACTCAAATGAATCATCAACAGGGAAAATATACACTAAATACCAAGGCAGGGTTGAGTTTTATAAGGGAAACTTCTCTCTAATACTGAAGAAcctacaggaaggagacagtggaCTTTATGAGGCAGGAGTGAGTGGtgacgaaaacaaagatgttgcCAAGTACCAGATATCAGTTCAAGGTAGGTTGTCCTCCATCCTGCCTTCCCTGTATTTGTATTGATATGGTTACAGTGTTGTAGCAATCGATATTGAAATGTGAATTATATCAGGTTAAATGTAATCTAATTTACTGCAGCTTAAGGTACAGAACATGGCAACCACAGTAAAAATGATCAGCCCTTTCTGTGTAAatgcacaggtgtgtgtgtgtgtgtgtgtgtgtgtttaccatttCTATGTATCTACTTGTATTCAGAGAGAGTTGTGACACCACTCCTGACAGTGGACTCTAACTCCACCATCAATGCCACCTGTAATGTGACTGTGACCTGCAGAGGTCAGAACACCTCTGTCACCTCCTGCTGTAACAGCAGCACCTGCTCTCaggtgggaggagagagtagaggggctGAGACCTCCACTGTCCCCCTGCTCTCTGTCTATGTGGCAGGGGGTTCCATCATCTGTAACCACAGCAACCAAGTCAGCTGGGCCCCTGACACGAAGGAGATCGAAACTATTTGTGCATCCAAATCTAGTAAGACACGCacccatgcatgcacacacacacttgtggatGCACACAAGATTTTATATGCTATTTTGAAGTCACTGTATTTACAGAACTAGAGAGGGACGAAGCGTACAACTACGCTGCCACAGTCTGGAAAGGAGGTCCTGtcggcatcatcatcatcatcatcgtcgtcGTTGCCTGGATTGCTTGGCGAAAGCCAAATAAAGGTAGTCACAGTTCATGCTGCAGGACCACTCTTATTACAGAAACCTCATATGAATTAAGCTACGGTGAACACAGTAGTTAACAGGCTGTAAAGAtttcacattatatatatatatacacacattaccagtcaaaagtttggacacctactcattcaaggggtttatctttttttgactattttctacattgtaaaatagtgaagacatcaaaactatgaaataacacagaatcatgcagtaaccaacaaaattgttaaacaaatctaaatacactgctcaaaaaaataaaaggaacactaaaataacacatcttagatctgaatgaatgaaatattcttattaaatacttttttctttacatagttgaatgtgctgacaacaaaatcacacaaaaatgatcaatggaaatcaaatttatcaacccatggaggtctggatttggagtcacactcaaaattaaagtggaaaaccacactacaggctgatccaactttgatgtaatgtccttaaaacaagtcaaaatgaggctcagtagtgtgtgtggcctccacgtgcctgtatgacctccctacaacgcctgtgcatgctcctgatgaggtggcggatggtctcctgagggatctcctcccagacctggactaaagcatccgccaactcctggacagtctgtggtgcaacgtggcgttggtggatggagcgagacatgatgtcccagatgtgctcaattgtattcaggtctggggaacgggcgggccagtccatagcatcaatgccttcctcttgcaggaactgctgacacactccagccacatgaggtctagcattgtcttgcattaggaggaacccagggccaaccgcaccagcatatggtctcacaaggggtctgaggatctcatctcggtacctaatggcagtcaggctacctctggcaagcacatggagggctgtgcggccccccaaagaaatgccaccccacaccatgactaacccaccgccaaaccggtcatgctggagaatGTTGcgggcagcagaacgttctccagactctgtcacatgtgctcatgcgctcagtgtgaacctgctttcatctgtgaagagcacagggcgccagtggcgaatttgccaatcttggtgttctctggcaaatgccaaacgtcccgcacggtgttgggctgtaagcacaaccccacctgtggacgtcgggccctcataccaccctcatggagtctgtttctgaccgtttgagcagacacatgcacatttgtggcctgctggaggtcattttgcagggctctggcagtgctccacctgctcctccttgcacaaaggcggaggtagcggtcctgctgctgggttgttgccctcctacggcctcctccacgtctcctgatgtactggcctgtctcctggtagcgcctccatgctctggacactacgctgacagacacagcaaaccttcttgccacagctcgcattgatgtgccatcctggatgacttgcactacctgagccacttgtgtgggttgtagactccgtctcatgctaccactagagtgagagcaccgccagcattcaaaagtgaccaaaacatcagccaggaagcataggaactgagaagtggtctgtggtcaccacctgcagaaccactcctttattgggggtgttttgctaattgcctataatttccaccttttgtctattcaatttgcacaacagcatgtgaaatttattgtcaatcagtgttgcttcctaagtggacagtttgatttcacagaagtgtgattgacttggagttacattgtgttgtttaagtgttccctttatttttttgagcagtgtatattttatattagattcttcaaagtagccacacttcgccttgatgacagctttgcacactcttggcattctctcaaccagcttcatgagcaatgcttttccaacagtcttgaagaggcttttccttcactctgcggtccaactcatcccaaaccatctcaattgggttgaggttgggtgattatggaaaccaggtcatctgatgcagcactccatcactctcctaggtcaaatagcccttacacagcctggaggtgtgttgggtcattgtcctgttgaaaaacaaatgatagtcccactaagcacaaaccagatgggatggcgtatcgctgcagaatgctgtggtagccatgctggttaagtgtgccttgacttctaaataaatcccagacagtgtctccagcaaagcacccccacaccatcacacctcctcctccatgcttcatggtgggaactacacatacgGAGATCTGTTCACctattctgcatctcacaaagacacaacggttggaaccaaatatctaaaatttagactcatcagaccaaaggacagatttccaccggtctaatgtccattactcatgtttcttggcccaagcaagtctcttcttcctattggtgtccttgagtagtggtttctttgcagcaattcaaccacgaaggcctgattcaagcagtctcagctgaacagttgatgttgagatgtgtctgttacttgagctctgtcaatcatttatttgggctgcagtctgaggtgcagttaattgtaATGAACTTATATTCTGCAGGAAAATGGGGtgcaggaaaaggggctgagctggacccaaggaaagaaataataagtctccaaaaacacccctaagctagactacctGCTTTAAgaacagctagctaactaaccaaaaatacagtgggtggtccgcccagttctaactagtgttcctagacaaagtttacctacgggtagtgtatgcccatgggtgacttgtcttggtacccccttttcccaccatcaaacaaacactcaaacaccataacaaaaaCAATACTCACCGGGTAAcagacaaagtgacatgtagttgcAAACACAAGCAATCTACAGAGAGATTGCATGACAGAGAGATGGATCTCAAGAGAAAACGactgacagggtttttaaaccaagggaaagggaatgTGATAGGGTAAGAGAAAGGAGCAGGTTGTCTTCTGATTAATGACTGATtggtgactgattggggaatgatgattgccacctgtgaggggagaaggagagaaaagaaaataCGCACACAGGATTCACACtcaggatacctgtatccgtaacagctgtcatcaaggtaaagggtggctactttgaggaatctcaaatataaatacattttgatttgtttaacacttttttggtcagtacatgattccatgtcttaattcatagttttgacatcttcactattattctacaatgtaaaaataaagaaaatgagtaggtgtgcccaaacttttgaatggtagtgtt
This window harbors:
- the LOC129813604 gene encoding uncharacterized protein LOC129813604 isoform X2, producing the protein MAALLHSIVFLSALVQGSEFSTETLKLFVLKGQNVHLDVQGYAKINNIEDLKWTFNKSHTLVKYSNESSTGKIYTKYQGRVEFYKGNFSLILKNLQEGDSGLYEAGVSGDENKDVAKYQISVQERVVTPLLTVDSNSTINATCNVTVTCRGQNTSVTSCCNSSTCSQVGGESRGAETSTVPLLSVYVAGGSIICNHSNQVSWAPDTKEIETICASKSKLERDEAYNYAATVWKGGPVGIIIIIIVVVAWIAWRKPNKGGKREVPNTDYTIVGTPDNSQACGKEQVSPGPASPSIYSMVGHPHQPPPVDLPMSTMPPMSTMPPMSSMSTMPPMSTMPSMTSMPESLYSVVGPNKQ
- the LOC129813604 gene encoding uncharacterized protein LOC129813604 isoform X1, producing MAALLHSIVFLSALVQGSGMAALLHYIGFLSALVQGSEFSTETLKLFVLKGQNVHLDVQGYAKINNIEDLKWTFNKSHTLVKYSNESSTGKIYTKYQGRVEFYKGNFSLILKNLQEGDSGLYEAGVSGDENKDVAKYQISVQERVVTPLLTVDSNSTINATCNVTVTCRGQNTSVTSCCNSSTCSQVGGESRGAETSTVPLLSVYVAGGSIICNHSNQVSWAPDTKEIETICASKSKLERDEAYNYAATVWKGGPVGIIIIIIVVVAWIAWRKPNKGGKREVPNTDYTIVGTPDNSQACGKEQVSPGPASPSIYSMVGHPHQPPPVDLPMSTMPPMSTMPPMSSMSTMPPMSTMPSMTSMPESLYSVVGPNKQ